GCAGCAGCAACAGCAGCAGACACAGCAGCGTGAAGAGGGTCAGGGCAAGGTAGAGGGCGGACATGGCAGCAGTGTAGAGGAAGTGATGGGAAACGAGTGATGGGTGATGAGTCACCACTTCGACGACTCATCACCCATCACGCATCACTTTTTTTTACTGGTTCGCTTTCGCCTGCGCTTCCTGCAGGGCGGCCTGGGCGCTCATCTTGCCGGTGGTGGCCTTCTGGATGGCGTCTTCGAGGTACTTCTGCCAGATGTAGTAGTCGGGCGCGGTGGGGCGCGGTACGGCGTCGTCGAGCTGCGAATATGCGGCCTTGCGATACGGATTCTTGGCGTAGTAGTCGGCCAGCCCCGGCTGCACGCTGCGGCGCGGGGTCACGTAGGCGGTGGCCTTTACCCAGTCGTTCAGGCGACCCGGCTCCATCAGGAACTTCCAGAAAGCCATCGCGCCCGCCTGCTCGCTGGTGGTCGAACCCTTGGGCAATACGATGTTTGCGCCTCCCAGCGGCACAGCGCAGATCTTTTCGCAGGGAAACGGCGCAGCTCCCAGGTCTACGAACGGCAGCTTCTGGAAGTCCGTCCAGTTGGCGACACTCGCCACCACCATCAGGTTCTGCCCGCGTGTAAAGTCGAAGGCCGCGCCGATGGCGTCGTCGAGGGTGCGGAACTGAGCGTTGCCGCCCTTCACCATGCGGGCGAGCTGATCGAGCGCCGCCACCGCTTCCGGCGAGGTGAAGTTCGGCTTGCCGTTCAGCACCACGTTTCCGCCACGCGACGCCACCAGCCCTTCAAACGTCCAGGCGTCAGCAATGACCAGCAGCGGCCTGCGCCCATTGCCCAGCTTGTCGGCGGTGGCTTCCAGTTCGGTCCAGGTCTTCGGCGGGTTCAGCTTTGCGCCTCGGAAGACGCCCGCGTTATAGAACAGCACGGGCGTGCTCACGTTCCAGGGCAGGCCATAGCGCACCTTGTTGACCTCGCCCGCTTTCCACACCGCCGGATAGAAGTCGTTGACCAGAGTGGCGGGCAGCGCGGCCTCGTATTTGTCGAGGTTGACCAGTTGCCCGTCGCCCACCAGCTTGCTGAAATACGTGAACTCGGCCTGAAACATGGTCGGCGGGTTGCCAGCCTTGATGGCCGCCTGCAATTTGGCGGGCGCTTCGCGGTAGTTGCCCACCGAGGTCACGCTCACCTCGTACTGGTTCTGCGAGGCGTTGAAGTCGCGGGCGTACTGGGCCACCAGGTCTTTAACGCCCTCCATGCTGTGCCAGAAGGAAATCTGAAGGGGGGCGGCAGATGCGCCGGAGAAGGCGAGGAGGGTACAGGTCAGGAGGGCAGCAGAACGCTTCACCCGCACAGTCTAGAGGCCGATGATGACGCGGGTGTGACGCAGCAGGGCAACACAGCGAAGTGCCGAAGACACATGGTTCTTCGGCACTCGTCGGGCGTTCAGATGTTCAGGGCTGCCGTGGCGCTTCAGGCAGATTCTGGGGCGGCTTGCTGGGTGGGCAAGGCGTCTACCACGTACTCTTCGGCCACCTTGCCACCGTTGACCAGCAGTTTGACCTGCTGACTCAGGCGGGTCAGCACCGGGGGGGCGTGGTGCTTGCTGAAATCCAGGGCTGCCACTTCGCTGCCCACATCGAACCCGTAGCGCTGCGTCAGGAAGTAGCGGTGATCCATGATCCACAGGTACAGGTCGGCCTCGGTGCGGCCAGGAAAGCGCCTGAGCACGTCGTGGGTGCGAATCTGCTCCACGATGCGGCTGTACAGGCGGATGTACCAGCTGCATACCGCCTCGTCCCAGGGGGTATCGCGGTTGTGTTTCTTGTCGAGGTAATACTTGCGCGTGCGGATGTGTTCGATCAGGCGGTCGTAGCGCCCCGGCGTGGTGAACAGCATCTCGTGGTGGTCGGGCATCAGCGTGTCGAGGTGGGTCGCCTGCAAGAAGTCGGCGTATTCGCCCTTGATGATCAGGTCTTTGAGCGTGTCGCCCTGCTCTGGCGGCACCGTCACGTTCAGTTCGATCACCTGCGCGTCGATGTAGGCCTGCCCCTGCCGACGCGCCACCGAAACGCGGTGGTTGCCGTCCTTGACGAAGTACAGTTCGCCCACCTTGTACACCTGAATGGGCGGCAGTTCCTTGCCCTGAAGCTGAGCGCTGCGAACGCCGATCCAGCGCTCGTCGAGGTGCTGCTCTTTGGGCAGGTAGTAGCGGTCGAACTCGCGGTAACGGTCGACCGATCCCACGATTGACGCCGTGGGAATGGCCTGGGTGCCGCGCTGATACTCGGCGTTTGGGTGAAGATGGCGCATCCATTCAAACGGCAGCAGTTCGTTCGGCTGGCGACGCAGGACGTTCAGCAGATCGTGAACGTCGGCAGTCAGCCGCGCCCGCTCTACTTCTGAACGTGCCTGATCGCGCAGGCGAACGGTGCCCACTGCGCTGTGTGTGTCATTGTTGTTGTCCATAGTCCTGCTCCCGGCGAGCACTCTGGCCCGCCCTGTTCATACTCTTCGCTCGCTCCGGTCATCCTGCGATCACCGCCGCTTACTTAGTGTCCAGAATACACCTTCTCGCCTGTCAGGATTCTGACGAAGTGTCAGTAGGCTGTCAGGTGCGGTGGCGGAATGAACCGTCCAGACACCTCCAGCGTATCTGGAAGCAGTGCGCTCTGTGTCTTTTGCCTTTATGGCAACTTAATATGGTGTCTGGCCCACCCAGTTACGGCCCGGCAGACGTTCAAATGCACCCACACAGTACGGCGGAGGTACTATGCTCGGACGATTTTTCAAGAAGCCCGAAAACGACCAGGGAGGCCGCGTGCCACCCGGTCAGACCCTCACCACGCGCTTTCCGGTGCTGACGTATGGCCCGGTGCCGCGCTACGCCAAGACCGATATCACGGTGCGGGTCTTCGGTCTGGCAGAGGAGCAGACCTTCAGCTGGATAGACCTCCAGAAGATGCCGCAGACCACCCTGACCTACGACATCCACTGCGTCACGCACTGGAGCAAGTTCGATACCACCTGGACGGGCATCAGCGTGCCGGAGCTGATGAAGCACATTCAGCTGAAGCCGGGAGCCACCCACGTCATGATTCACAGCGTCGGCGGCTACACCACCAACCTGTCGCTGACCGACTTCGTGCGCGACCAGAATCTGCTGGCCCACGAATTCGGTGCCAGCCCCGATCAGCTCGCGCCGCTGGAAACCGAGCACGGCGGGCCGATGCGTCTGGTGGTGCCGCACCTGTACTTCTGGAAGAGCGCCAAGTGGATCAATGGGCTGGAATTCATCAGTCAGGACGAGGCCGGATTCTGGGAGAAGAACGGCTATCACATGCGCGGCGACCCCTTCAAAGAGGAACGCTATAGCGACTGAACAGCGCTTCCGGGAGTTGCCGTATCTGGTGCCCGATCTGCTGGCACCCGGCCTGACCCTGATTCTGATCGGTTCCGCGCCCAGCACCATCAGTGCGCGGGCGCGGGCTTACTACGCCAATCCTCAGAACAAGTTCTGGCGCACGCTGCATGCGGCAGGGCTGACACCGCGCCAGTTTTCGCCGCACGAGTATCCGGCGCTGCTGGAACTGGGTATCGGCCTGACCGACCTCGCCAAGCGCCACGCCGGAATTGACGCGGCGCTGCCGAAAGGAGCGTGGGATCAGGGCGAGCTGCTGGAAAAGCTGGAGACGCACCGCCCGCGCCTGATCGCCTTCACCAGCAAGAAAGCGGCGTCGGAAGGGCTGGGACTGCCCACCGGAAAGCTGCCGTATGGCAAACAGGCGGGGCTGCTGCTGGGCGCAGAAGTGTGGGTCATGCCGTCTACCAGTCCCCTCGCAGACAACCATTTCAGGCTGGAACCGTGGCTGGAACTGGGGGAGAGGTTCAGAGAGGTGACTGGAAAGGCTGACGGCTGATACCGATTGTGGGGAATGACGGTCAGGGAGAGGCAGGAGCAGCGTCTGTAACGAGCTGTCTCACCTCTCCCTGCCGCTCATTCCTCGGCTGCCCATACCTCCTGCACCGTTTCGCGTCGCCGAATTACTTGCCATTCCTGCCCGTCCCACAGCGCTTCGGCGGGGCGTGGGCGGGTCAGGTAGTTGCTGCTCATGGCGGCTCCGTAAGCCCCTGCATCCAGCAGGGCAAGCAGGTCGCCGCGTGTGGCCCCAGCCGGAAGCGGCACGTCGCGCCCCAGCAGGTCGCCGCTCTCGCAGGCCGGGCCAGCCAGATCGCTGACCTGTTGCTGCTCGCCCTGCCACAGAGCGCGAACCGGATGTTCTGCGCCGTAGAGCATCGGACGGAGCAGCTCGGTCATACCCGCGTCGAGCAGCGTGAAGGCTCGCCCGGTGGTTTTGTGGCCCATCACGCGGGTCAGTAGCACGCCCGCACGCGCCACCAGATATCTGCCCGGTTCGACCCACAGCGCCGCGCCGAAGACCGCTGCTGCTGCCTGCGCCTGCGCTGCAATGCCGTGCAGATCGGCGTCGAGGCCCCAGCCGCCGCCCACGTCCAGCACTTCCAGCGGCCCGGTCATGGCCCGCAGCGCCGCCACCCGCTCGAAGGCCGCCCCGAAGTCGGCAGCGTCCCGGATGGCGCTGCCGATGTGCAGATGCAGCCCCTGCAGCGTGTGGCCCGCGTCTCGCAGCGCTGATAGGGTAGCGGGCAATTCGTCTGGGCGCACGCCGAACTTGCTGTCGGCGGCTCCGGTCGCCAGATGGTCGTGGGTACTCACAGGCAGGCCCGGATTGACGCGGATCAGCACCCGTGCGTGGGCCGGAAGCAGCGCCACCTCTTCCGGGCGATCCAGAATAAACGTCGCTCCCAGCCGTGCGCCCGCCGCATATTCGGCGTCCGACTTGGCCGGGCCGTTGATCAGGATGCCCTCAGCGTCTGCCCCGATGTGTTCGGCCCGTGCCAGTTCGCCCGCACTGACGCACTCGAAGCCCACGCCCGCTGCCCGCATGCGCCGTAGCAGCGTCAGGTTGGGATTGGCTTTCATGGCGTACCAGATGCGTGTGCCGCTAAATGCCTGCTGCACACGCCCCAGCGCGGCGTCGAGTTCGGCGGCGCTGTACACATAGAGGGGCGTGCCGAAGCGGTCGGCGGCCTGGTGCAGTTGTTCGTCTGTGAGTCCGGAAAGCGGAAGCATGTCTGCCATGCTAGCGGGCAAACAGGGTTTCTGTTACCGCTGAGGGCAGGCGGGTCTGTTACACTCCGCCCGTGACGGAAGCGGCGGTAACACACAAGGCGATACCAGGGGCAGGCAAGCGGGTGCTATGCGCGATGTCGGGCGGCGTGGATTCCAGCGTATCGGCAGCGCTGCTGAAAGAGCAGGGCTACAGCGTGGTCGGCGCGATGATGCGCTTCTGGCCCGACGACAAGCGCGTCGATACCTTCGATAGCTGCTGCTCACCCGACGCCGCTTACGAGGCCCGGCGGGTGGCCGATCAGGTGGGCGTGCCGTTCTATCTGCTCGATTACCGCGAACAGTTCCAGCAGCACATCGTCGGCCCATTTCTGAAGGAGTATGCCGCCGGGCGCACGCCCAATCCGTGTGTCAACTGCAATACCAAGGTCAAATTCGATGAGCTGGTCAAGAAGGCGAAGCTGCTCGGCTGCGATTACGTGGCGACCGGGCATTACGTCAAGCGCGTCGATGGGCCGAGCGGCACCGAGTTTCACCGGGGCGACGATCCGCGCAAAGACCAGACGTATTTCCTCTGGGGAACGCCCGTGTCGGCGCTGCCCTACATCCTGTTTCCGGTGGGCACGCTGGAGAAGCCGCAGGTGCGCGAACTGGCCGAGCAGCACGGCCTCCTGACCGCGCAGAAGCCGGAGAGCCAGAACATCTGCTTTGTGCCGGGCACCGTCAAAGACTTCGTGGCCGAGCATATCCCCAGGGCAGCAGGCTTTATCCGCGAGATCGGCAGCGGTGAGATCGTGGGCGAGCATATGGGCACGCAGTTTTATACCCTGGGCCAGAAGAAAGGCCTGGGGCTGTACCACACGCACGCCGTTCGGCACGTGGTTCATCTCGATCCGGGCAGCAAGACCGTGTGGGTGGGCGACTACGCCGACTGCCTGTGGACGGGTCTGCGGGCCAGCGCCGCCAATTACCTGCTGCCGCTGTCAGAGGTGCCAGACGTGGTGGAAGTGCAGGTGCGTTACCGGGCCACGCCTGTGCGTGCGCGGGTGCTGCACAAAGACGACTCTGGATTCGAGCTGGCCTTCGAGCAGCCGCAGTTCGCGGTGGCCCCCGGTCAGAGCGCGGTGCTGTACAGCGGCTCCAGACTGCTGGGCGGCGGCCTGATCGAAGATCACGTGCGGACGTTGCCAGCCCTGCCAGCCCCGAAAGGCAGAGAACTGGAGTTGCGCTGAAACGCCACACGACAAACAGGCCCACCAGCGTGACTGCGTGGGCCTGTTTCGTTTGCTAGCACCTGTGTTTACTCGTACTTCACTTCCAGAATCTTGAACTCCTGCTTACCGCGCGGCATCTGCACCATCACGGTCGCGCCTTCCTTCTGCCCGGCGAGCGCCTGCCCGATAGGACTCTGATCGCTGATCTTTCCCTTCAGGCTGTCGGCCTCGTAGGTGCCGACGATCTCGAAGGTGTGCTGCTTTCCGCTGGCGTCCTGCACCCGGATTCTGGCTCCCAGGCCCACGCCGTCCTGCGTGCCCTCTTCGACGATGAGCGCGTTTTCGAGCTGATATTCCAGATTCAGGATCTGAGCCTCGTTCTCAGACTGCTGCATGCGGGCTTCGTCGTAGGCGGCGCTTTCTCGCAGATCGCCGTCTGCCAGCGCCGTTCCCATGTTGTCGCTGATCTCGTCGCGCCGGGTCGTTCTGAGGTAGTCGAGTCGGAGTTTCAGTTGATCGTAGCCCTTGCGGGTCATCTTCATTTTTTCGGCCATAGCACTGTAGTATAGCGGGTTGGCAGACCTGAATACCGAAGGCTGAGCAGCTGTGTGGTCGCCGCAGGGGTACCGGTCTACACCGGCCCCGCAAGAAAGCGCGTTCCGGCGAGCGGAAAAGAGTGGTGTGGCCGGGCAGTCAGGCGCTGTTCAGAAATTCATTCCCTGGCGCGTCACCATCATCCGCAGTTCGTGGGGGCTGCTGGCCGCCTCCATCGCCTCGTCCATGGTAATCAGCGAGTGGCGATACAGCTCGACCAGATGCTGATCAAAGGTATGCATGCCGCGCAGATTGTCTTCCATCATGGCGTCTTTGATCAGGGTGGTTTTTTCCTCGTCGCGGATGTAATCCTGAATCAGAGCGGTATTGACCAGCAGTTCGGTACCCAGCACCCGGCCCACCCCGTCGGCACGGCGCAGCAGCCGCTGACTGATGATGCCCACCAGCGAATCGGCCAGCATAATGCGAATCTGGTCGCGCTCGTGCGGCGGAAAGAAGTCGATCACGCGGTTGACCGTTCTCACGGCGTCCTGGGTATGCAGCGTGCTCAGCACCAGATGTCCGGTCTGCGCCGCCGTGATGGCCGCCTCGACCGTTTCCTTGTCGCGCATCTCCCCGATCATGATCACGTCGGGATCCTGCCGCATCGCATATTTCAGGGCCGTGCGGAAGTCGCGGGTATCGCTGCCCACCTCGCGCTGCACCACCAGACTCTTCTTGTTCTTGTGCAGAATCTCGATAGGGTCCTCAATTGTGATGATGTTGAACGCCTGCGTGCGGTTGATGTGATCGACCAGCGACGCCAGCGTGGTGGACTTGCCGCTGCCGGTGGGGCCAGTTACCAGAATCAGGCCTCGCGACGCGCCCACGAAGCTCTGCATGGTGGTGCTCGGCAGGCCCAGAGCCTCGAAACTGGGAATGGCGTCGGTCACGACCCGCATCACGATGCCGACTGCGCCGCGCTGCCGGAAGACGTTGCATCGGAATCTCGCCACAGTTGACAGCGAATAGGCGGTGTCCAGTTCGCTGCGGTACTCGAAATCTTCCCACTGTTCCTGGGTCAGCAGCGCCTGCGCCATCGCCTGTGTATCGGGCGGCATCAGCGCCGCGTTGCCGAACGGCACCAGCAGACCGTCTACCCGGCCCATCGGGGGGCTGCCCGCCTGCAAATGAATATCGGAGGCGCGGTGCGACACCATCTGAGCCAGCAGTTCCTCTATGTTGCTGCCGGAGTTGCTGGGGTTGCCGCCGGAGCTACTGCTGGGCCGACTGAGCGCCGCAGCGCTGCCCCGCCCGCCCTGCCCCGCGCTTTCCTGGGCGGGCATCCGGGTTGCCGGGCTGCTGGCAGTGGTCTTCGCCGTGATAGGCGAAGCCAGGCCCGGCAGGGTCGGACGGCGCGGCTCGGTCATACCCGCTCGGCTCCGTGCAGGGCCGTGCTGTCGCCGGGTTCGCCCAGCCGCGTGGTACCAGAATCGAGCGGCATATTGTCGATCAGGCGCACGCCAAAGAGCCGCGCAGCGATCAGCACTCTCAGGGGTTGCAGGGGCATATCCAGATTATGCGCCCCCACTGGGGGGGGAAGTTGTTCGGAAATCTGCATGGAGGGCGGGTCTGTTGGGGGGAGCGTGGTCAGAGGCACCAGCGACTCATCGACCACCTGAAGGTAATCGAGCTGCACCTCGGGTTCCTGTGCCAGTACCGCCTGACCCGCCGCCAGAAGCGCGTCCAGCTGGCGCTCTCCTGCACTGTAGGCAGCCTGCACCGCCCCCAGCGCACGCGCCAGCACCGCTGCCCGCTGCTGCTGCTCGGCGTTCAGGTAATTGTTGCGGCTGCTCAGGGCCAGCCCCGACTCGGCGCGGGTGGTCGGCACACCGACAATCTGGGTCGGGTGGTTCAGATCGCGCACCATCTGGCGCACCACCGCGAGCTGCTGCCAGTCTTTCTCTCCGAAATACGCCCGGTCTGCGCCCACCAGATTCAGCAGTTTCAGCACCACCGTCGCTACGCCGCTGAAATGGCCGGGCCGCGACGCGCCTTCCAGAGCCTCTGACACCGCGCCCACCGTGACGCTGGTGGCAAAGCCCGCCGGGTACATGTCTTCCACCTCTGGAAAGAAGATCAGGTCGGCTCCTGCCTGGGTCGCCAGCGTGCGGTCGCGTTCCAGATCGCGTGGATAGCGCGACAGGTCTTCGGTGGGGGCAAATTGCAGCGGATTGACGAAGATGCTGACCACCACCCGACCCAGCGGGCCAGCCTTGGCGCGGGCCTGCCGGATCAGGTTGGCGTGGCCCTGATGCAGAAAGCCCATCGTGGGCACAAATTCCACACTCGACGCCCCCGCCAGAGCCGCCCGGAGCGCCTGCGGTTGCCGGACGATCTGCACGCTGCGGGCGCTGGATTCCTGGACACCTGCGGGCTGGCTCATGCGTCTTGCTTCCCGTCGAGCGTGTGCAGCACAGTGTCGAGTATCCAGCTGATGACGCTTAGAATCAGCGCCCCGATGATGGCTGCCCCGAAATTCCGCACGTCGAGACTGGTGGCCCAGGCTACGATACTCAGCACCACGCCGTTGACCACCAGCGTGAACAGTCCCAGCGTCAGGACATTGATCGGCAGCGAGAACAGTAGCAACACGGGCCGGATCAGCGCGTTGACGATGCCCAGCACCAGGGCCGCCACCAGCACGTCCCAGGTGTGCCCGCTGCGCTCGAAATACACGCCCTGGCTGTACACCAGGGTCGTCAGCCACAGGGCCACAGCATTCAGCGCCAGCTTGATGAGGAAATTACGCATGAATACAGGATAGGGGAGGACAACCGGAATAAGGCGGACGTGGCTTGCTGATCTCTTTGAAAAGCTCCCGGTGCTGCCGCCTGTTTCCTTTCCTTCCACGACGCCAGCACCGACAGATACCACCGTCCCAGGCTGGCGCTGAAAGATCGGCACCACCTGTTCTGGCGCAGTCGAATCTGGAAAAGAAAACAGGCGGCGGAACATTGCGATTCCGCCGCCTGTTTTCTTTTCTTACAGCCGGAATTACAGCCCGAATCGGGCAAAAATATGATCGACTTCGCGCAGATACCACTGCAAATCGAAGGCGCGGTCGAGGTCGCTGTCATCCAGCGGGTTTTCCGGGTCGCGGCTCAGCAGGTCGCGCAGGCCCTCGCCGGTTTCCCAGCTTTGCAGGGCGTTGCGCTGCACCACGGCGTAAGCGGCTTCGCGGGCCATGCCCTTGTCGTCGATCAGCAGGTGCAGCACCCGCTGACTGAAGACCAGGCCACCCAGATCGTTCATGTTCTTCAGCATGCGCTCGGGGAACACCACCAGATTTCGCAGCACCCCCGTCAGACGCCGTGCCGCGTAGCTGGCTGCCTGGGTCGCGTCGGGCAGAATGACGCGCTCTGCCGACGAGTGGCTGATGTCGCGCTCGTGCCACAGCGGCACGTTTTCCAGCGCCGTGACGAGGTAGCCGCGCAGCAGGCGGGCCAGTCCGGTCACGTTCTCGGTCAGGATCGGGTTTTTCTTGTGCGGCATGCTGCTGCTGCCCTTCTGGCCCGCGCCGAACGGTTCCATCGCCTCGCGCACCTCGCTGCGTTGCAGGTGGCGAATCTCGACGGCGATCTTCTCCAATGTGGTGCCGAAAATGGCAATCGCACTCAACACTTCGGCGTGGCGGTCGCGGGCCAGCGTCTGATTGGTGACGGGGGCGACCTGCCAGCCCCAAGCGGCGGCCACCTTCTCCTCGACTTCCGGCGAGACGTGCGCGTAGGTGCCCACCGACCCCGACATCATCACCACGCGCACCCGCGCCCGCGCCGCGCTCAGGCGCTCCAGATCGCGGTCCAGCGTCGCCATCCAGTTCAGGAACTTCAGGCCGAAGGTCATCGGCTCGGCGTGGATGCCGTGCGTGCGGCCCACCGTGGGCGTGTGCTTGTACGCCACCGCCTGACTGCGGCACACCTCCTGAAGCGCCTGCACGTCGGCCATAATCAGCGACAGCGCTTCATCGAGCAGCAGATTCTGGGCGGTGTCCACGACATCGGTGCTGGTCAGGCCGTGGTGGATGAAGCGGGCCGCGTCGCCGTAGCGCTCCGAGAGAGCGGTGGTAAACGCCACGATGTCATGGCGGGTCACGGCCTCGATCTCGGCCACCCGCAGCGCGAACGCCTCATCCAGCGGATCGTGTTCCGACTTCTGCACCAGTTCGGCGTGGGCGGCGGCGGGCACTTCGCCCAGTTCGGCCTGCGCCTGCATCGCGGCGAGTTCGACCTTCAGCCAGGCTCGGTAGCGGCTGGCTTCGCTCCAAAGGGTTCGCAGTTCGGGGGTACTGTAGCGGTCAATCATGCCCTCAGGGTAGCGTCTGAGATGAAGTGCAGCCTGAACACGTCTGGAAGTGGGAAGCCGGGAGGCTGTCCCCCTTCACGCTCAATGAACGGGGTCGGAAACCGTCTGGGCGCTGGTATCGCCCCGGTATGCCTGCGGCGAATCGGGATTGATGCCCACCCACAGCACCTTGACGCCCGGTACCTTCAGCGCGTCGGAGGGCAGGTTGATGTTCAGCCACGAGTTGTACGGTACCGCGTCAGGCAGCCCCACCGCCTGCTGAAGCGCGTTCTGGTACGTCGAGCAGTAATACTCATCCGGCACGTTGGCGAGCGTGTAGAACTTGCCGTCGAGACGGTGGGCCGCCTTCCAAAGTGCGTCCAGCATCTCGGGTTTGACTCCGGTATCGAGCACGATCAGCGCGTAATAGTGCGCCTCCAGGCGGGCCGGATACACCCCTGCCAGCGGGCGGGAAAAATTGTAGGTTTCGGCCACCTGTTCTGCGCTGTACTTGCGCGTGACATGCGAACACGGCCCCCAGAAGTTGGTGATATCGGTGTCTTTCCAGCAGGTCAGGATGACCGAGCCGACCGGGGCACGGTCGAATGCCTGCTGCCACGTCACGAGCCGGTCGGCGGGCACGATCTGGCGGTGCAGCAGCGTGGTGGGGTCGATCTCGCCTCCTGCCGGGCCGGGCTGGAAGTTCAGCGTGAGGTCGGGGGTAATCAGCGAGCAGGCCCCCAGCAGGGCACTGAGAAGCGGAGTCAGAGTGAAGAGAAGACGAGCGTTCACCCCTTCAGTGTCGTGCGGTTTGGCATGGTGCAGATGAGGGCAACACTCCGCAGGTGTTTCTTCACTGGCCGAGTGCGCCTGCCGCTCTACACTGATGCCATGAACCGTTCCGGCGACGTTTCCCCCGGCCCCTTCAGCCTGCCTGCCGAGCTGTCAGACGCACTCGCGCTGGCGATCCGGGCCGCCCACACTGCGGGCGCGATTCAGCAGGCGCACGTGAACCGCACCCACACCATCCGCACGAAGTCGAGTTTCAGCGACCTCGTGACCGAGGTGGACGGGCTGTGCGAGGCCGCCATTCGCGCCGAAATCGCGCAGACGTACCCCGACCATGCGGTGCTGGGCGAGGAGGAAGGGGAGCAGGGCGAACAGGGGGCCGCGTACCGCTGGGTGGTCGATCCGCTCGACGGCACCGTGAACTACGCGCACGGCTTCCCGTTTTACTGCGTGTCTATCGCGCTGGAACGCACGGGCGGCGAGCGGCTTCTGGGCGTGGTCTACGACGCCACCCGTAGCGAGCTGTTCACGGCGGTGCGCGGCGGGGGAGCCTTCCTGAACGGGAAGCCGATCCGGGTGTCGGAAACCCCCACGCTGGCAACACCCGCCCTGCTCAGCACCGGGTTTCCCTACGATCCCGGAGACGTGCGGAATCTGGCGCTGCTGGGCAAGCTGCTGGCACGGGGCATTCCGGTGCGGCGTCCGGGGGCGGCGGCGCTCGACCTGTGTTATGTGGCCTGTGGGCGGCTCGACGGCTACTGGGAACTGGGGCTGAAGCCCTGGGACAGCGCCGCCGGAGCGCTCATCATTGCCGAGGCGGGCGGCACCGTGACCGATGAGCGGGGCGTGGACCGTTCAGACGGCCCGGTGATCGTCAGCAGTAACACGCTGCTGCACGCCGAACTGCTGGCTGTGCTGGATGCGGGCAGCGCGGTGCAGGAGAGCGGCGCTTGAGGGGTCTGCTGATTGCCATGATGGTGCTGATGAATGTGGGTGGCCCTGCCAGCCTG
The nucleotide sequence above comes from Deinococcus ruber. Encoded proteins:
- a CDS encoding ABC transporter substrate-binding protein — its product is MKRSAALLTCTLLAFSGASAAPLQISFWHSMEGVKDLVAQYARDFNASQNQYEVSVTSVGNYREAPAKLQAAIKAGNPPTMFQAEFTYFSKLVGDGQLVNLDKYEAALPATLVNDFYPAVWKAGEVNKVRYGLPWNVSTPVLFYNAGVFRGAKLNPPKTWTELEATADKLGNGRRPLLVIADAWTFEGLVASRGGNVVLNGKPNFTSPEAVAALDQLARMVKGGNAQFRTLDDAIGAAFDFTRGQNLMVVASVANWTDFQKLPFVDLGAAPFPCEKICAVPLGGANIVLPKGSTTSEQAGAMAFWKFLMEPGRLNDWVKATAYVTPRRSVQPGLADYYAKNPYRKAAYSQLDDAVPRPTAPDYYIWQKYLEDAIQKATTGKMSAQAALQEAQAKANQ
- a CDS encoding DUF4032 domain-containing protein, which translates into the protein MDNNNDTHSAVGTVRLRDQARSEVERARLTADVHDLLNVLRRQPNELLPFEWMRHLHPNAEYQRGTQAIPTASIVGSVDRYREFDRYYLPKEQHLDERWIGVRSAQLQGKELPPIQVYKVGELYFVKDGNHRVSVARRQGQAYIDAQVIELNVTVPPEQGDTLKDLIIKGEYADFLQATHLDTLMPDHHEMLFTTPGRYDRLIEHIRTRKYYLDKKHNRDTPWDEAVCSWYIRLYSRIVEQIRTHDVLRRFPGRTEADLYLWIMDHRYFLTQRYGFDVGSEVAALDFSKHHAPPVLTRLSQQVKLLVNGGKVAEEYVVDALPTQQAAPESA
- a CDS encoding sulfite oxidase-like oxidoreductase, which encodes MLGRFFKKPENDQGGRVPPGQTLTTRFPVLTYGPVPRYAKTDITVRVFGLAEEQTFSWIDLQKMPQTTLTYDIHCVTHWSKFDTTWTGISVPELMKHIQLKPGATHVMIHSVGGYTTNLSLTDFVRDQNLLAHEFGASPDQLAPLETEHGGPMRLVVPHLYFWKSAKWINGLEFISQDEAGFWEKNGYHMRGDPFKEERYSD
- a CDS encoding mismatch-specific DNA-glycosylase; translated protein: MPDLLAPGLTLILIGSAPSTISARARAYYANPQNKFWRTLHAAGLTPRQFSPHEYPALLELGIGLTDLAKRHAGIDAALPKGAWDQGELLEKLETHRPRLIAFTSKKAASEGLGLPTGKLPYGKQAGLLLGAEVWVMPSTSPLADNHFRLEPWLELGERFREVTGKADG
- the lysA gene encoding diaminopimelate decarboxylase, which produces MLPLSGLTDEQLHQAADRFGTPLYVYSAAELDAALGRVQQAFSGTRIWYAMKANPNLTLLRRMRAAGVGFECVSAGELARAEHIGADAEGILINGPAKSDAEYAAGARLGATFILDRPEEVALLPAHARVLIRVNPGLPVSTHDHLATGAADSKFGVRPDELPATLSALRDAGHTLQGLHLHIGSAIRDAADFGAAFERVAALRAMTGPLEVLDVGGGWGLDADLHGIAAQAQAAAAVFGAALWVEPGRYLVARAGVLLTRVMGHKTTGRAFTLLDAGMTELLRPMLYGAEHPVRALWQGEQQQVSDLAGPACESGDLLGRDVPLPAGATRGDLLALLDAGAYGAAMSSNYLTRPRPAEALWDGQEWQVIRRRETVQEVWAAEE
- the mnmA gene encoding tRNA 2-thiouridine(34) synthase MnmA; translation: MTEAAVTHKAIPGAGKRVLCAMSGGVDSSVSAALLKEQGYSVVGAMMRFWPDDKRVDTFDSCCSPDAAYEARRVADQVGVPFYLLDYREQFQQHIVGPFLKEYAAGRTPNPCVNCNTKVKFDELVKKAKLLGCDYVATGHYVKRVDGPSGTEFHRGDDPRKDQTYFLWGTPVSALPYILFPVGTLEKPQVRELAEQHGLLTAQKPESQNICFVPGTVKDFVAEHIPRAAGFIREIGSGEIVGEHMGTQFYTLGQKKGLGLYHTHAVRHVVHLDPGSKTVWVGDYADCLWTGLRASAANYLLPLSEVPDVVEVQVRYRATPVRARVLHKDDSGFELAFEQPQFAVAPGQSAVLYSGSRLLGGGLIEDHVRTLPALPAPKGRELELR
- a CDS encoding GreA/GreB family elongation factor, whose product is MAEKMKMTRKGYDQLKLRLDYLRTTRRDEISDNMGTALADGDLRESAAYDEARMQQSENEAQILNLEYQLENALIVEEGTQDGVGLGARIRVQDASGKQHTFEIVGTYEADSLKGKISDQSPIGQALAGQKEGATVMVQMPRGKQEFKILEVKYE
- a CDS encoding type IV pilus twitching motility protein PilT — protein: MTEPRRPTLPGLASPITAKTTASSPATRMPAQESAGQGGRGSAAALSRPSSSSGGNPSNSGSNIEELLAQMVSHRASDIHLQAGSPPMGRVDGLLVPFGNAALMPPDTQAMAQALLTQEQWEDFEYRSELDTAYSLSTVARFRCNVFRQRGAVGIVMRVVTDAIPSFEALGLPSTTMQSFVGASRGLILVTGPTGSGKSTTLASLVDHINRTQAFNIITIEDPIEILHKNKKSLVVQREVGSDTRDFRTALKYAMRQDPDVIMIGEMRDKETVEAAITAAQTGHLVLSTLHTQDAVRTVNRVIDFFPPHERDQIRIMLADSLVGIISQRLLRRADGVGRVLGTELLVNTALIQDYIRDEEKTTLIKDAMMEDNLRGMHTFDQHLVELYRHSLITMDEAMEAASSPHELRMMVTRQGMNF